A genomic window from Schistosoma haematobium chromosome Unknown HiC_scaffold_279, whole genome shotgun sequence includes:
- a CDS encoding uncharacterized protein (EggNog:ENOG410VENC~COG:A) — protein MALDNSLSLSSKSISVGAISVPLPIFNPRKAGLWFARLESFFVANKITNQSTRFSYANSLLPDDVIEQVPDVIFKPDPDSPFDCLKREVIRVTSLTDQQTIDQLLANVELGDNTPSQLKRHMTNLLGNRTVDKRLLYQLWLRRLPQNIQQILAIGDEDVDFDRLADIADRIYERSKTHLVSQIQSSSADEIAELRRSVDTLTKQIAQIQLLNASHSKRRGTSTSRRRRSPSTTRHNICWYHRTYGKQARKCTPPCNFASTQKKERQDRRLMTTALTDHNFQDSRLLYVTDKRTGTQFLVDTGAEVSVVPPTALEKNTPDPKLKLQAANRSDIKAYGKRRLQLNFGPKSNFSWSFIIADVLVPIIGIDFLQFHKILVDVRNRKLVLAEQSKEIRGIISNETSIHLLVKPHHENDKYVNLLNQFPDLLRPSFKHDKPTHTVVHHIKTEGPPLFARPRRLDPSRLAIAKNEFNKMIELGIIRPSDSPWASPLHMVPKKTLPKLDRAVTIELSTAGPYQIDILSHICMTSLIAYLTCRFFKN, from the coding sequence ATGGCACTTGATAATTCGCTAAGCCTTTCATCTAAATCTATTTccgtgggtgccatctctgtacctTTACCCATTTTTAATCCACGAAAGGCTGGACTCTGGTTTGCTCGTTTAGAAAGCTTTTTTGTagcaaacaaaatcacaaaccaGAGTACGAGATTTAGTTATGCAAATTCACTGCTGCCAGATGACGTCATTGAACAAGTGCCGGATGTCATTTTTAAGCCGGATCCTGACTCACCATTCGATTGTCTAAAAAGAGAGGTCATTCGTGTCACATCTCTCACCGACCAACagacaattgatcaacttttagccaacgtggagctaggtgacaatacaccgtcacagttaaaacgccacatgacaaacttattaggaaatcggacagtagacaaacgtctactatatcaattgtggctcagacgtctccctcaaaacattcaacagatactagcaattggagacgaagacgttgattttgatagactagcagacatagccgacagaatttacgaacggtccaagactcaccttgtatctcaaatccaatcaagctcagctgacgagatcgccgagttacgacgatcagttgatacccttacgaaacagatagctcagatccaattattgaatgcctcccacagcaagcgtagaggaacatccacaagccgtagacgacgtagtccaagcactactagacacaacatttgttggtaccaTAGAACATATGGCAAACAAGCTAGAAAATGTACTCCGCCTTGTAACTTTGCAAGCACACAGAAAAAGGAACGTCAAGACCGTAGGTTAATGACGACTGCACTCACAGACCACAACTTTCAAGACAGTCGTCTATTatatgttacagacaaaagaaccggcacacagtttttagtcgacactggggcagaggttagtgtagtaccacctactgcactcgagaaaaacacacctgaccccaaactaaaactacaagctgcaaacaggtctgacatcaaggcgtacggcaaaaggcggttgcaattaaatttcggtcctaaatctaatttttcctggagtttcatcatagcggacgtcctcgttcctataatcggcattgattttctgcaattccacaaaatACTGGTAGACGTCAGAAATAGGAAACTTGTCCTTGCCGAACAGAGTAAGGAAATTAGAGggattatatcaaatgagacttccatacatttattagttaaacctcATCATGAGAACGACAAATACGtcaatttacttaatcagtttccagatttattacgaccgagtttcaaacacgacaaaccgacgcataccgtcgtacaccacataaagacagagggtccaccactgttcgcacgtccaagacgccttgatccctctcgtctggctatcgcaaagaacgaattcaacaaaatgattgagttgGGCATCATACGCCCCTCCGATAGTCCGTGGGCATCACCGCTCCATATGGTACCTAAGAAAACTCTCCCGAAGTTAGACCGTGCGGTGACTATAGAGCTCTCAACAGCCGGACCATACCAGATAGATATCCTCTCCCACATCTGCATGACTTCACTCATAGCCTATCTGACGTGTCGATTTTTCAAAAATTGA